In Raphanus sativus cultivar WK10039 chromosome 5, ASM80110v3, whole genome shotgun sequence, the following proteins share a genomic window:
- the LOC108863614 gene encoding 60S acidic ribosomal protein P0-2, translated as MVKATKAEKKIAYDAKLCQLIDEFTQILVVAADNVGSTQLQNIRKGLRGDSVVLMGKNTMMKRSVKIHAENTGNTGILNLMPLLQGNVGLIFTKGDLKEVSEEVAKYKVGAPARVGLVAPIDVVVQPGNTGLDPSQTSFFQVLNIPTKINKGTVEIITPVELIKQGDKVGSSEAALLAKLGIRPFSYGLVVQSVYDNGSVFSPEVLDLTEDDLVQKFAAGISMVTSLALAISYPTLAAAPHMFINAYKNALAISVATEYTFPQAEKVKEYLKDPSKFAVAAAAVSADAGGGASAGAAKVEEKKEVVEESDEEDYGGFDMFGDE; from the exons ATGGTGAAGGCAACAAAGGCCGAGAAGAAGATCGCTTATGACGCGAAGCTATGCCAGCTCATCGACGAGTTCACCCAGATCTTGGTCGTTGCAGCCGACAACGTCGGATCGACTCAGCTCCAGAACATCAGGAAAGGTCTTCGTGGTGACTCAGTTGTCCTCATGGGCAAGAACACTATGATGAAGCGTTCCGTTAAGATTCACGCTGAGAACACTGGAAACACTGGTATCCTCAATCTCATGCCCCTCCTTCAG GGAAATGTTGGTTTGATCTTTACCAAGGGTGACCTCAAGGAAGTGAGTGAGGAAGTTGCCAAGTACAAG GTTGGTGCTCCTGCTCGTGTTGGTTTGGTTGCGCCAATTGATGTGGTTGTCCAACCTGGTAACACTGGTCTCGATCCATCTCAGACATCTTTCTTCCAG GTTCTTAACATCCCAACTAAGATTAACAAGGGAACAGTCGAAATCATCACCCCTGTTGAGCTCATCAAGCAAGGCGACAAGGTCGGTTCTTCTGAGGCTGCCCTTCTAGCCAAGCTCGGCATCAGGCCGTTCTCGTACGGTCTTGTTGTCCAGTCTGTTTACGACAATGGCTCTGTCTTCAGCCCAGAGGTTCTCGATCTTACGGAAGATGACCTTGTCCAGAAGTTTGCCGCTGGTATCTCCATGGTCACTTCCTTGGCGCTAGCTATCTCTTACCCTACCCTTGCTGCTGCTCCTCATATGTTCATCAATGCATACAAGAACGCATTGGCCATCTCAGTTGCCACTGAGTACACTTTCCCACAAGCAGAGAAGGTCAAGGAGTACTTGAAG GATCCTAGCAAGTTCGCTGTTGCTGCAGCGGCTGTATCTGCCGATGCAGGTGGTGGGGCTTCGGCTGGAGCTGCCAAGGTAGAGGAGAAGAAGGAAGTGGTTGAGGAATCAGATGAAGAAGACTACGGTGGTTTCGATATGTTCGGTGATGAGTAG
- the LOC108859082 gene encoding flt3 receptor-interacting lectin, whose protein sequence is MNQPPHQKKKNKKTKMFRPMSFDEEVELFGDSKLINEGSSIQLTNSVSGSEGRVVYKEPINLFRGEESRSNTLSFSSHFSFSMPNETDDVMAFVMVPTSLDLGLFGKENNSSSALGFLFEHAKNETVVAFEFDISNRGNRARILIGKPESSETRDISFEGDLLVGDGGTLSCMVEYEASLKRMMVRFRKLGTRKMLDPFFEFYVDLEEILKGGEFVVGLSSTNGSSSNAHLLHSWNFDIRHPTPVCVPPLPPRGPDGSVSM, encoded by the coding sequence atgAACCAACCaccacaccaaaaaaaaaaaaacaagaagacaaAGATGTTCAGACCTATGAGTTTTGACGAGGAAGTTGAACTGTTTGGAGATTCGAAGCTGATCAACGAAGGTTCTTCGATTCAGCTGACAAACTCGGTGAGTGGAAGCGAGGGAAGAGTCGTTTACAAGGAACCCATCAATCTTTTCCGAGGTGAAGAGAGTCGTAGTAACACGTTATCTTTCTCGAGTCACTTCTCGTTTTCCATGCCTAACGAGACCGATGACGTCATGGCTTTTGTGATGGTTCCGACTAGTTTGGATCTTGGTCTCTTCGGTAAAGAAAACAACAGTTCCTCTGCTTTAGGGTTTTTGTTTGAGCATGCAAAGAACGAGACAGTTGTGGCTTTTGAGTTTGATATTTCCAATAGAGGAAACCGTGCGAGAATCTTGATAGGTAAACCTGAATCTTCCGAAACTAGGGACATTTCGTTCGAGGGTGACTTGTTGGTGGGCGATGGAGGGACGTTGAGCTGTATGGTTGAGTATGAGGCGAGTTTGAAGAGAATGATGGTTCGGTTCAGAAAATTAGGCACGAGAAAGATGTTGGATCCGTTCTTTGAGTTCTATGTAGACTTGGAGGAGATACTGAAAGGTGGTGAGTTCGTGGTGGGTTTAAGCTCTACAAACGGGAGCTCTTCCAATGCACATCTTCTCCACTCATGGAACTTTGACATAAGGCATCCAACGCCGGTGTGTGTCCCTCCATTGCCACCTCGGGGTCCAGATGGAAGTGTGAGTATGTAG